One part of the Leucobacter triazinivorans genome encodes these proteins:
- a CDS encoding DUF501 domain-containing protein — MTRPPYEPPTPADIAVVSEQLGREARGVVGIAARASDGSPAVVATAPRLPDGSPFPTFYYLCHPDAVAAASRLEAAGVMAEFNALLADDESVREQYARAHEEYIADRDSVGEVPELAGVSAGGMPSRVKCLHALIGHALAAGPGVNPIGDLALERCGWST; from the coding sequence ATGACACGTCCGCCGTACGAACCGCCCACCCCGGCCGATATCGCCGTGGTGAGCGAGCAGCTGGGTCGCGAGGCGCGCGGCGTCGTCGGCATCGCTGCCCGCGCCTCCGACGGGAGCCCGGCCGTGGTGGCCACCGCACCGCGCCTGCCCGACGGGTCGCCGTTCCCCACGTTCTACTACCTCTGCCACCCGGACGCGGTAGCGGCTGCCTCGCGGCTCGAGGCCGCCGGGGTGATGGCCGAGTTCAACGCCCTCCTGGCCGATGACGAGAGCGTGCGCGAGCAGTACGCCCGTGCGCACGAGGAGTACATCGCGGATCGCGACAGCGTGGGCGAGGTGCCCGAGCTCGCCGGTGTCAGCGCCGGCGGCATGCCCAGCCGGGTGAAGTGCCTGCACGCGCTCATCGGGCACGCGCTCGCGGCCGGCCCCGGGGTGAACCCCATCGGCGATCTGGCGCTCGAACGGTGCGGCTGGAGCACCTAG